In Prosthecodimorpha staleyi, the following are encoded in one genomic region:
- a CDS encoding MmcQ/YjbR family DNA-binding protein, translating into MATGEDLRRLALALPGTVEAPHVDRRAFRVARIYVTLHPDALTANFKFTPEDQALKCLVAPEAFAPVPGGWGRMGWTTATLAHLTEAELALALETAWRDAQPKPKRR; encoded by the coding sequence ATGGCAACGGGCGAAGACCTGCGGCGCCTCGCACTGGCACTGCCCGGCACGGTGGAGGCCCCGCATGTCGACCGGCGCGCCTTCCGCGTCGCGCGCATCTACGTGACGCTTCACCCCGACGCCCTGACGGCCAATTTCAAGTTCACGCCGGAAGACCAGGCCCTCAAATGCCTGGTCGCCCCCGAGGCCTTCGCGCCGGTCCCGGGCGGCTGGGGCCGCATGGGCTGGACCACCGCGACCCTCGCCCACCTGACCGAAGCCGAGCTCGCCCTCGCCCTCGAAACCGCCTGGCGCGACGCCCAGCCAAAGCCGAAGCGGCGGTGA
- a CDS encoding DUF1444 family protein, whose translation MQIARRRLFVAGLLSSMIAWLASALAKGRAFKDVGELRAAVMVSSMATQGIGKVLADPNDRAKFTAVVNGETCVSDVTNLFGYLSAYPDENADEAIARFVRAILTCQKAPIKDDSIVAIIRTRGYVEETKRLGLSVLHEPIGADLFVVYMADKPDSMSPLDAKDPHKPLRDLRVVSLENVRKWLPHLIADRSLGVGILYYVNGNTMLSPSLLLLDEFWTSIADRFPGDVLFAIPRRDQLFIFDEAGASKNEEVARRLIKLTIDDGFNLLSPQLYARRNGRIVAVSN comes from the coding sequence ATGCAGATCGCACGGCGGAGGTTGTTTGTCGCGGGACTTCTAAGCTCCATGATTGCGTGGTTGGCCTCAGCACTGGCAAAAGGCCGCGCGTTCAAGGATGTGGGCGAGTTGCGAGCGGCTGTGATGGTGTCGTCCATGGCGACACAAGGCATCGGCAAGGTCCTCGCCGATCCAAACGATCGCGCAAAGTTCACCGCCGTGGTCAACGGTGAGACGTGCGTGTCTGACGTCACCAACCTCTTTGGTTATCTTTCAGCTTACCCCGATGAGAATGCGGATGAGGCGATCGCACGGTTTGTAAGGGCGATTCTGACCTGCCAGAAGGCGCCGATCAAAGACGACAGTATCGTGGCGATCATTCGCACGCGCGGCTATGTGGAAGAAACCAAGCGGTTGGGACTGAGTGTGCTCCATGAACCGATTGGTGCCGATCTGTTCGTCGTCTACATGGCCGATAAGCCCGACTCCATGTCGCCCCTGGATGCCAAGGACCCTCATAAACCCCTGAGAGACTTGAGGGTCGTGTCATTAGAGAATGTCCGGAAGTGGCTCCCCCATCTCATTGCTGACCGCAGTTTAGGCGTCGGGATTCTCTATTACGTCAATGGCAACACCATGCTCTCGCCGAGTCTCCTGCTGTTGGACGAGTTCTGGACATCGATCGCGGACCGTTTCCCGGGCGACGTGCTTTTTGCGATCCCGCGCAGGGATCAACTGTTCATTTTCGACGAAGCCGGCGCCTCGAAAAATGAAGAGGTTGCGCGCCGTCTGATCAAGTTGACGATCGACGACGGCTTCAACCTGCTTTCACCGCAGCTCTACGCGCGCCGTAACGGACGCATTGTGGCGGTGTCCAACTGA
- a CDS encoding amidohydrolase family protein has protein sequence MAHDAPGGPSGPTKLVIRNIGMLLSGRLEEPILDADTIVATNGRITAIGRAKDCDTDGATTVIDAHGSPVAPGLIDSHVHPVAGDWTPRQSQLNWIDSSMHGGVTTMISAGEVHMPGRPRDIVGLKAMAITAQRIYSSFRPGGVKLHAGAPVIEHGMTEADFKDLADAGVSLLGEIGLGGVKDGPTGRKMVEWARKYGIQSTIHTGGPSIPGSGLIDKDVVLECDADIVGHINGGHTALPDDQIRCICEGCRRGLELVHNGNERSALYTLRTARDMGQLERVILGTDGPAGSGVQPLGILRMVSMLSALGDVPAELAFCFATGNTARMRKLDCGIIEVGRTADFVFLDRPQHSAGKSLLEAVQLGDLPGIGMVVIDGLVRAGRSRNTPPATLVPEVVHG, from the coding sequence TTGGCACATGACGCACCCGGGGGACCATCCGGTCCTACCAAGCTGGTCATCCGCAATATCGGCATGCTCCTGTCGGGCCGTTTGGAAGAACCGATCCTTGATGCCGACACGATCGTTGCGACAAACGGTCGCATCACGGCGATCGGCCGCGCCAAGGACTGCGACACCGACGGCGCGACCACGGTCATCGACGCGCATGGCTCGCCGGTCGCGCCGGGTCTGATCGACAGCCATGTGCATCCGGTCGCCGGCGACTGGACGCCGCGCCAGAGCCAGCTCAACTGGATCGACAGTTCGATGCATGGCGGCGTCACCACCATGATCTCGGCCGGCGAGGTGCACATGCCCGGCCGGCCGCGCGACATTGTCGGCCTGAAGGCCATGGCGATCACCGCGCAGCGCATCTACTCGTCCTTTCGCCCGGGCGGCGTGAAGCTGCATGCCGGCGCGCCGGTGATCGAGCACGGCATGACCGAGGCCGATTTCAAGGATCTCGCCGATGCCGGCGTCTCGCTCCTCGGCGAGATCGGCCTCGGCGGCGTCAAGGACGGCCCGACCGGCCGCAAGATGGTCGAGTGGGCGCGCAAATACGGCATCCAAAGCACCATCCACACCGGCGGCCCGTCGATCCCGGGCTCCGGCCTGATCGACAAGGACGTGGTGCTGGAATGCGATGCCGACATCGTCGGCCACATCAACGGCGGCCATACCGCGCTGCCGGACGACCAGATCCGCTGCATCTGCGAAGGCTGCCGCCGCGGCCTCGAACTGGTCCATAACGGCAACGAGCGCTCGGCGCTCTACACGCTGCGCACCGCCCGCGACATGGGCCAGCTGGAGCGCGTCATCCTCGGAACGGACGGGCCGGCCGGCTCGGGCGTACAGCCGCTCGGCATCTTGCGCATGGTCTCGATGCTGTCCGCGCTCGGCGACGTGCCCGCCGAACTCGCCTTCTGCTTTGCGACCGGCAACACCGCGCGCATGCGCAAGCTCGACTGCGGCATCATCGAGGTCGGCCGCACCGCCGATTTCGTGTTCCTCGACCGGCCGCAGCATTCCGCCGGCAAGAGCCTCCTGGAAGCCGTCCAGCTCGGCGACCTGCCCGGCATCGGCATGGTGGTCATCGACGGCCTCGTCCGCGCCGGCCGCAGCCGCAACACCCCGCCGGCCACGCTGGTGCCCGAGGTGGTGCACGGCTGA
- a CDS encoding MarR family winged helix-turn-helix transcriptional regulator, with product MSDPAEAVPEAAAEAATPAYRLDDQVGFVLRQVSQRHTTIFAERMIEGLTPTQWAAMAKLAEKGPLSQNLLGRHTAMDAATIKGVVDRLAARGLVRGEPDPGDARRLVIGLTEDGRRLAERAAPVATAITEETLAHLTAQERKTLLRLLVKML from the coding sequence ATGAGCGATCCGGCGGAGGCTGTTCCGGAGGCAGCCGCCGAGGCGGCGACGCCGGCCTATCGGCTCGACGACCAGGTCGGTTTCGTGCTCCGGCAGGTCAGCCAGCGGCATACCACGATCTTCGCCGAGCGCATGATCGAAGGCCTGACGCCAACCCAGTGGGCCGCCATGGCCAAGCTCGCCGAAAAGGGGCCGCTGTCGCAGAACCTGCTCGGCCGGCACACGGCCATGGATGCGGCGACCATCAAGGGCGTCGTCGACCGTCTCGCCGCCCGCGGCCTGGTTAGAGGCGAGCCCGACCCGGGCGATGCCCGCCGCCTGGTCATCGGCCTGACCGAGGACGGCCGCCGCCTCGCCGAGCGCGCTGCCCCGGTCGCCACCGCCATCACCGAGGAGACGCTGGCGCACCTGACCGCACAGGAGCGCAAGACCCTGCTGCGCCTGCTCGTGAAGATGTTGTAG
- a CDS encoding DUF707 domain-containing protein produces MSSIDPAARPVLVILRAGDRSLHPGWLEGAPPETRNWDLHLSYFGDRPDPFPDRPADVTVSFDKGSKATGTVACLAGLGARLDRYRFIWLPDDDLAADLPTLNRFFAIVAEYDLDIAQPALGPGSFVNHRITSQRPEYRLRFTDFAEIMALGLSQRAFRICRPYFDRSVSSWGLDFLFPKLIGYPDRKIAIVDETPVVHTRPGGKGPNIALVRGEGVTPGEELRRIEQDFGIVRSRKNLAAIPQGGGAPIVFARAKA; encoded by the coding sequence ATGTCCTCTATCGATCCTGCCGCCCGTCCCGTCCTGGTCATCCTGCGCGCCGGAGACCGATCCCTGCATCCCGGCTGGCTCGAGGGCGCCCCGCCCGAGACGCGCAATTGGGACCTGCATCTGAGCTATTTCGGCGACAGGCCGGACCCGTTTCCGGATCGCCCTGCCGATGTGACGGTCTCCTTCGATAAGGGCAGCAAGGCGACCGGCACGGTCGCGTGCCTCGCCGGTCTCGGCGCTCGCCTCGACCGCTACCGCTTCATCTGGCTGCCCGACGACGATCTCGCCGCCGACCTGCCGACCCTCAACCGCTTCTTCGCGATCGTCGCCGAATACGATCTCGACATCGCCCAGCCGGCGCTCGGCCCGGGGTCCTTCGTCAACCACCGCATCACCAGCCAGCGCCCCGAATACCGCCTGCGCTTCACCGACTTCGCCGAGATCATGGCGCTCGGCCTGTCGCAGCGCGCCTTCCGCATCTGCCGGCCCTATTTCGACCGCAGCGTCTCGTCCTGGGGCCTCGATTTCCTGTTCCCGAAGCTGATCGGCTATCCGGACCGCAAGATCGCCATCGTCGACGAGACCCCGGTCGTCCACACCCGCCCCGGCGGCAAGGGCCCGAACATCGCCCTGGTCCGCGGCGAGGGCGTCACGCCGGGCGAGGAACTCCGCCGGATCGAACAGGATTTCGGCATCGTCCGCAGCCGCAAGAACCTCGCCGCCATCCCGCAAGGCGGCGGCGCCCCGATCGTCTTCGCGCGGGCCAAGGCCTGA